GTTCGATTACGAGTCCCTGTTCATCCTGCCGGACTTCGCATTCTCTGGGCGTCGTTCGGTCTCGCAGTGGTGGGCGCTGAAAGATCAGTTGACCGCCCAGAAGGAGTTGCTCACGGATTTCGATGCCGTATGCGCGCATGTGGTGACGGCGCTTGCCAACTGCCATGCGGCGACGGAACTGTCTCTCCCGATCGCACCCGCCGATGGACTGGACGCGATCACCATTCCAGTGCCGCGGACCAGCCTGATGAAGAGCGTCGGCGCCGTGGCGGACCAGGTTGTGCTGGCGTTCTTCGACGAGGAGATCGAGGCGCGCAGGCTGTTCCCCCGGCTGCGCCGGCGGCTGGACGGCAATGTGATCACGGCGTCGGGCGGCAACCCGGACGACCCGCGCGGCTTCACGCGGGCGGTGAAGCTGCCGTCGCAGTCGGACATCAAGGATCCCGAGGCGCTCATCGGCGCCTATCTCGGCGGCACGCCACTACCGATGTTGTTCGCCGGCATGGCCGACTTCGCCCTGCCGGCAAGCGCCCGCCTGGAGCATCACCACATCGTCGCCGGCACCGGCCACGGCAAGACGCAGGCGCTGCAATACCTGGTTGGACACGATCTCGACGCGGTCGCGCGCGGCGCGGCATCGGTCGTGGTGCTCGACAGCCAGGGCGACCTGATCAACATGATCTCGAGGCTGAGCCTGTTCGCGCCGGGCGGCCCGCTCTATGACCGTATCTGCATCATCGACCCGACCGACGTCGAGTGGCCGGTGTCGCTCAACCTGTTCGACGTGGGCATGGAGCGCCTCAACAGCTACCCACAACTGGAGCGCGAGCGGCTGACCAACTCCATCCTGGAGCTGTACGATTTCGTGCTGGGCTCGCTGCTGGCGGCGGAGATGACCCAGAAGCAGAGTGTCATCTTCCGTTACGTCACCCGCCTGATGCTGCACATCCCCAATGCCACCATCCACACGCTGCGCGAGTTGATGGAACCCAGGAGCGAGGTGAAGTTCGCCAGCCACATCGCCAAGCTGGGCGGTACGCCTCGGCATTTCTTCGAGACCGAGTTCGGCTCGAAGGAATTCGAGCAGACGAGGAAGCAGGTGTTGCGGCGGTTGTGGGGCATCCTGGAGAACCAGACCTTCGAGCGGATGTTCTCGCATCCCCGATCGAAGCTCGACCTGTTCGCCGAGATGAATGCCGGCAAGGTCATCCTGATCAATACCGCCAAGGACCTCTTGAAGGAAACCGGCACGGAGATCTTCGGGCGCTTCTTCATCGCGTTGATCGCCCAGGCGGCCCAGGAGCGGGCCGTGCTGGCGCCGGAGAAGCGGATGCCCACCTTCGTTTACATCGACGAGGCCGCCGACTACTTCGACCACAATATCGGGATTATTTTGTCCCAAGCCCGCAAGTACAATGTGGGCATGGTGCTGGCCCACCAGTATCTGGGGCAGCTCGATCCCAGGCTGCAGGAAGCGTTCTCCGCTAACACCTCCATCAAGTTCGCCGGCGGCGTCTCCGCCAGGGACGCAAGGGCGCTGGCACAGATGATGGGCTGTGATCCGGCGCTGATCGAAGCCCAACCGAAACTGTCCTTCGCCGCCTCGGTGCGCGGCATCACCAAGGGCGCCGTGCCGTTGCAGTTCCCCTATGGCTCCATGGAGGAGATGCCACGCATGTCGGCCAGTGACAGCCAGGCGCTGCGGGCATCCATGCGCCGCAAATACGCTGTCCATTACACCGAACTGGATGGCGTCGGAGGGGCCGCGTTCCCGAACAGAGGTGCGGCGCAGGCACGGCCTTCGGAGAGTCCACCCACGATCGAACCGCCAGCGGCCGACCCAGCCCTGCACCAGGATCTGGACACGCTGAACACCGACCCGTCGCCCAACTGGTGATCCGGCATGGCTTCCGGCGAGACCCATGACCGGCTAAGCCGACGCCACCGCAATCGGCGCACCTCGACCGGCAAGCGCATCGCGCCCACGGAACGTGACCTGCTCTGGTTCCAGAAGATCCACGAACATGGTCCATTGTCCTCCACCTACCTGCATGCCTTCACGAAGCATGCGTGGCGTAGCGACAAGCGCGCCCGGGACCGTCTCACCGACCTGTTCAACGAAACCGACACGCGCCATGGCGGCGCCTATCTGGATCGGCCCTGGCAACAGTTCCGTACCTTTGATTCCAGGTACAACGATCTGGTCTATAGTCTCACCGACGCCTCACGGGCGGCGCTCAAGGGCCACGATCTCTGGCATGACCGTGCGGAGCGGCCCGCGAGCCCCTGGACGCATGCGTACATGGTCGCCTGCATCACCGCGTCGATCGAGCTCGCAGCCCTCGCCGATCCCGTCCTCACCTACATCCCGCAACATGCGATCCTTGAACGGGCTGGAGCCGACCTGCGCAGCCCTGTTGCCATCGAGAACCCGCGGAGCGGCAAGATCGAGGAACGCGATCTCATTCCCGATGCCCTGTTCGGACTGGAATACCAGCAAGGAGGGGAGCGCCGTTTTCGCTTCTTCCTGGTCGAGGCCGATCGCGCAACGGAACCATCCCGCACGCAAGTCTTCAATCGCAAGAGTCATCTTCGGACGTTTCTGCAGTACCGGGAGTATGTCGGCCGCCAGCTCTATAAGCAGCACCTGAACCTGAGCGCCGCATTGCTCGTGCTTAATGTCACGACCAGCCCACGCGCCGAGGAGAACATGCTGCGACTGGTCGGCGAGCTCTCGCCCACAGGCAACAGCTACCTGCTGTTTCGGACGGCTGAACAGTTCGGCAGGTATTTCAAGCCACCGAGTATCATGGATGAGCTTGCGACCGGACCGTGGCGCCGCGCCGGCTGGGACGGTCTGCGCATCGACCAGCCTGCTTGACCGGGGGCAAGCGTGCATCGCCGGAGACGCCTTATCCCCAAAATGCGCGTCCCCGAACACCCACGGAGGGCTCCTCTTTAGTACAATGAAGAGGATTTATGCATGAATTCATAAGGCAAGCTCAACGCGCTGCGATTGTCATTGTCCTGGTCACGTCGTTTTCGTTCGCACCAATCTTTCCCGAATCGGCGCTGGCCGCGAGTGGCGGCTTCGTGGCGTCCGCACAGGCCTGGGTGGAACGGGTCGCAGGCTGGTTTCCGGGTCTGTTCCGCAAAGAGGCGCCGCCTCCGCGCGAGACATTTCCAACAACCATCACCATAGTCCGCGAGGAAATTCCTGAACCACGACCGGTTTGGCCATCCGACGCATCTGCACCGGCAAATGCGCCGACCATCATTCAACGGATCACGGAGGTGGTGCCAGGGCCGGCGGCCATAGTGGTCGGCGTTCCCATGGATTTGTTCAATCACCAGGTCGACGCCATCTACGACAGCATGTCCGATGCCGACAGCGCGCTAGGCAGGCGCATCAGCGCGCTGTCGGAGGCAGTGACCACGGCAAGCGCGACGATCACCAATCTCGTCGCGACCACACTCACGGTCTCCGGCACCGGTACCTTCGACACCGCCTCTACCACTAGTCTCATTATCTCGGGGGCATCAAACGGCCTCCTCAAGACAAATGCGTCGGGAGCCGTCTCAGTTGCAACGGCCGGCACCGACTACGAGAATCCGCTCACCTTCGCGTACCCCTTCACGCGCTCGTCGAACGCTGTAAGCCTCGCGTTTGGCACCACCACTGCAAACGAGTGGGGTGCACTTCAGAAATTCACCAATGCATCGTCGACGCGCCTCTCCGCCGCCTTTGCAGAGTTTGGCGGCACCGCGACCACGACGTTCACGATGGACGGGAAAGCAGGCGTCGGCACCACGTCGCCCTGGGCTCAGCTTTCCGTCAATCCAACCTCGGCAAACGGCAGTGCGCCAGCGTTTGTGATTGGTTCGTCGACCGGCACTAGCCTGGTCGTTACGAATGGAGGGTATGTTGGCATCGGCACCCCGGCACCCACCGCGCTACTGCATCTACGGGCAGGAACATCGAGCGCCGCTCCACTCAAGCTCTCCAGCGGCGGCTTGCTGACAGCGCCGGAAACCGGATCCGTCGAATATGACGGCACCCATTTCTACGGCACGGTCGGCTCCATCCGGCATCAACTGGACCAGCAGGCAAGCCTTGGCTTGAATTCCAGCAAGGGGGTCGTCCTGGGCGATTCGACCATTGCGTCGTATCTGGGACAGAACGAAGTCGGCTATTACCTGTTGACGAGTTCCGACGGCCTGATCGGCACGACCGTCACGACGCTCGCGCAGCCAGGGCATACGATTGATCAGCAGAAAGCCCTGTGGACGGCGGATTCGAACAAGGCGACCTATGATTGGATCATCGTCCAGGTCGGCTTGAACGATCTCCTCTATTCGGAATCCGCGGCGACGGCGCTGGCCCGGTATCAATCGCTCATCGATACCATCAACGCGGAAAAAAAGGCCTCGGCTGTCGTGGTCGTCGCGACCATGACCCCGCTGAAGCAAAGATTGATCGATCTGTACGGCGCGTCCAATGGCGCGATCAGCTACCAGAAATGGCTCGACATGAATGTCGCCATCATGGGTGGCGGCGCCAACGCCATCACCGGCGTGCAGTACCGGGTCCACAATCACACCACCGAACTGGATGACGGAACCGGCAATCTGGCGGCCATCTACAACATCGATAATGTCCATGAGAACAACGCGGCACGGGTCATCATCGCCAGCGCTTGGCGAGCGGCGCTAAACCGCGCGGAATATCTGGGGAGCGTCTCGCCGTCGGATACGCTCAATTACTGGAACTCCAACGGTTCGGTTACATCCTTGAAGAGCGGCACCGTCGGCATCGGCATCACCACGTCTCTGGCCAAGCTCGCCGTCAAGGGTGACGGCGCCAGCACCGGACTGCTCGCCCAGTTCTCCGACTCAGCCGATACCGCGCGCCTGACGCTTCGCGATAACGGCTATCTGTCGGTTGGCACCACCTCTTCCGTGCTGCCGGTTACCATGCAGTACAGCGGTACGCCGACGTACAGAACTATCGCCAGCAATCTTCTCCTGAAGGGGACGGTGGCTGGTCTGATGATGGAATCCGATACCGGTGCGTCGGGCATGTACGACTACAATGGCAACACGGTATTCTACTCCCATAGCGGTGCGGGAAATATCACCAGCGCCGACATTCGCCTGGTCATCAATCAAACCACCGGCAACGTCGGCATCGGCACAACCTCGCCCTTCGCGAAACTCGCCGTCACCGGGAATCTGGCCGTCGGCAGCGCGGGAAGTGACACACTATTCGTCGATGGTTCGGGACGGTATGTCGGCATCAGGACCACCGCACCTGCCGTTCCGCTCGCGGTCAACGGCAATGCCCGGTTCAACGGGAGCGTAACGCTGAGTGCGAACGGCCTTTCGGCTGGCAACCTGGCTACAGTCAGTTATGACAACCAGGACCTGACTCTCTCCACCACCGGGGGCACCGGACACATTCTTTTCACTCCGGTCGGCAACGTCGGAATCGGCACCACGTCACCTTGGCGAAAACTCAGCGTGACCGGCACCGTCGGCTTCGACGGGCTGACTGGAAGCACTGGCGCGGGCTCTCTCTGTCTCGATGCTAACAAGCAGGTTGTCTACAACAGCGCCTCGGATTCCTGCCTCTCTTCAACGCGGGCCACCAAGCACGACATTCAGGACCAAACTCTGGACGAGCTTGCGGCTGTGAACGCGCTTGCGCCGGTTTCCTTCGTGTACAATACCGGCGACACGCGCACACGCTTCGGCTTCATCGCGGAGGACGCCGCCGCGGTTGACCCGCATCTTGCAACCTATGATGCGAACGGCAACATCAGCGGTATCGACGATCGCGCCATCGTCTCGGTGGTCGTCGGAGCCATCAAGCAACTGTGGCAGTACGTCACGACGCGCTTTGACGCGCAGGATGCTCGCATCACGGAACTTGAAGCCGAGGTCGCCGCTCTCAAGGACGAACTCGACATCGATAACGACGGAAACAATGCCCCGAGCGACGATGCACCACCCGACGAGACGCCTTCACAGGCACCGTCAGGAAACGATGCACCGGCGACCGATGGCGAAACACCAGACGAAGCAGCCAGCCCAAGCGGGAGCGAAACCGAGCCTGATCAGCCAGACGCTGGCGGCGACGAGACGCAAGAGCTACCCGCCGATGGTGCTGAAAACGCCGTCGATGATGGATCAGGATCACCATCACCTGACCCACTTCCGGCAGCCGAAAGCTAACGCGACAAAACTGCCGTCGGTATCTGGTCCTGCGGGATGGTCTGGGCGCTGAAAGGAAGTGACGGCTCCCCGTCGATCATTAGCTTCAGGTAGATATTGTGGTTGGGCAGCAACAGCAAATCCTGGTCGATGAAGGGTGGTGCGAGTTCACGTGCGACCAGCGGGGCGTCCTCGGCGCCTAGTCGAAAGCTCACCAGCGTGCCCGCATTGCCGAGCACCGCGTGCTGCACGTCGGGCTCGAGTTGGTGCAGATATTGATGGGCAAGAATGAGCCCGACGCCGTACTTGCGCAGTTCCGCCGCCATATTGGCGACGCTGAGCGTGGTGAAGTTCTGGAACTCGTCCACGTATAGATAGAACGGGCGCCGTTCGGATGCTGGCGTGTCGGCGCGGCTGAAGGCGGCAAGCCCCAGTGCCGTCACCAGCAGACCCCCCAGCATTCTGGCCGAGTCCTCGCCGATCTGGCCCTTCGACAGGTTGATGACGAGAATCTGCCCCTGATCCATGATCCGGCGCAGCCGCAGCCGGTTATCGGGTTCGGTCAGGAATCGGAACAGACGAGGGTCGGCCATCAGCGCGCCCACCTTGTTCTGGATCGGCGCGACCGCCTCGGCCCGGTAGCGGGGATTATAGGCGGGGTATTCTTTCTTCCAGAACTGGCGCACCTGGTCGTTGGTGAGCTTGCCGGCAACCTCGGCGCGGAATTCCTTGTCGGTGTAGAGCCGTGAGATGTCGGCCAGGGTGGTATCTGGACACTCCAGCAGCGCCAGCAGGGTATGGCGCAATATGTGCTCCATGCGCTGGCCCCAGGCCAGCGGCCACATCTTCTGGAATACCTCCATCATGCCCGAGGCGACCAATGACCGCTTGTCGGGCGGCACGAAGGTCAGCGGGTTGTAGCGGTAGGGCTGGTCCGGATCGGCGATGTTGACATAGGTCAGTTCACCCACTCGGTTCGCCGGCACCCGTGCGACCACCCGTTCGGCGAGATCGCCGTGTGGGTCGATCAGGCAGCAGCCGCGCCCGGCGTCGATGTCCTGGGCGAGCAGGGTTTCCAGCAGGGTCGACTTGCCGGTGCCGGTCTTGCCGATGACGTAGACATGGCTCAGCCGGTCAGCCTGCCTGATACCAAACGGCACATGCCGCGCCCGGTGGTTGGTGACCGCGAAGTAGGAGATGTCTTCCCTGGGTATCTGCCGTTGCATCCCCGCATGATGTCAGCGGCGATGCCCTTCGTGCAGACGCGAGATGGTGCCATTAGAGGTATGGAATGCCCCGTGCCGAGGGCCGTCACGCGACCCTGGGCCATCCCGGTCCCGGTACCTGGAGAAGGCTGACGCAAGCTCAGTCCAAACCGGCTACTACGCCGGTTTATCCGTTTGACCGAGCCACCGAGTTTTTCGGAGACCTTTTCCGCCCGGATC
The sequence above is drawn from the Emcibacter sp. SYSU 3D8 genome and encodes:
- a CDS encoding type IV secretory system conjugative DNA transfer family protein; protein product: MIHLAARLHAFVYGLFQPSDEAAARQLHREVRSLLAEHGLSRPAGRRELALSLAQEAVRMTGLPGQDHAIDVLTALALKLFDYESLFILPDFAFSGRRSVSQWWALKDQLTAQKELLTDFDAVCAHVVTALANCHAATELSLPIAPADGLDAITIPVPRTSLMKSVGAVADQVVLAFFDEEIEARRLFPRLRRRLDGNVITASGGNPDDPRGFTRAVKLPSQSDIKDPEALIGAYLGGTPLPMLFAGMADFALPASARLEHHHIVAGTGHGKTQALQYLVGHDLDAVARGAASVVVLDSQGDLINMISRLSLFAPGGPLYDRICIIDPTDVEWPVSLNLFDVGMERLNSYPQLERERLTNSILELYDFVLGSLLAAEMTQKQSVIFRYVTRLMLHIPNATIHTLRELMEPRSEVKFASHIAKLGGTPRHFFETEFGSKEFEQTRKQVLRRLWGILENQTFERMFSHPRSKLDLFAEMNAGKVILINTAKDLLKETGTEIFGRFFIALIAQAAQERAVLAPEKRMPTFVYIDEAADYFDHNIGIILSQARKYNVGMVLAHQYLGQLDPRLQEAFSANTSIKFAGGVSARDARALAQMMGCDPALIEAQPKLSFAASVRGITKGAVPLQFPYGSMEEMPRMSASDSQALRASMRRKYAVHYTELDGVGGAAFPNRGAAQARPSESPPTIEPPAADPALHQDLDTLNTDPSPNW
- a CDS encoding replication-relaxation family protein → MASGETHDRLSRRHRNRRTSTGKRIAPTERDLLWFQKIHEHGPLSSTYLHAFTKHAWRSDKRARDRLTDLFNETDTRHGGAYLDRPWQQFRTFDSRYNDLVYSLTDASRAALKGHDLWHDRAERPASPWTHAYMVACITASIELAALADPVLTYIPQHAILERAGADLRSPVAIENPRSGKIEERDLIPDALFGLEYQQGGERRFRFFLVEADRATEPSRTQVFNRKSHLRTFLQYREYVGRQLYKQHLNLSAALLVLNVTTSPRAEENMLRLVGELSPTGNSYLLFRTAEQFGRYFKPPSIMDELATGPWRRAGWDGLRIDQPA
- a CDS encoding tail fiber domain-containing protein; translated protein: MHEFIRQAQRAAIVIVLVTSFSFAPIFPESALAASGGFVASAQAWVERVAGWFPGLFRKEAPPPRETFPTTITIVREEIPEPRPVWPSDASAPANAPTIIQRITEVVPGPAAIVVGVPMDLFNHQVDAIYDSMSDADSALGRRISALSEAVTTASATITNLVATTLTVSGTGTFDTASTTSLIISGASNGLLKTNASGAVSVATAGTDYENPLTFAYPFTRSSNAVSLAFGTTTANEWGALQKFTNASSTRLSAAFAEFGGTATTTFTMDGKAGVGTTSPWAQLSVNPTSANGSAPAFVIGSSTGTSLVVTNGGYVGIGTPAPTALLHLRAGTSSAAPLKLSSGGLLTAPETGSVEYDGTHFYGTVGSIRHQLDQQASLGLNSSKGVVLGDSTIASYLGQNEVGYYLLTSSDGLIGTTVTTLAQPGHTIDQQKALWTADSNKATYDWIIVQVGLNDLLYSESAATALARYQSLIDTINAEKKASAVVVVATMTPLKQRLIDLYGASNGAISYQKWLDMNVAIMGGGANAITGVQYRVHNHTTELDDGTGNLAAIYNIDNVHENNAARVIIASAWRAALNRAEYLGSVSPSDTLNYWNSNGSVTSLKSGTVGIGITTSLAKLAVKGDGASTGLLAQFSDSADTARLTLRDNGYLSVGTTSSVLPVTMQYSGTPTYRTIASNLLLKGTVAGLMMESDTGASGMYDYNGNTVFYSHSGAGNITSADIRLVINQTTGNVGIGTTSPFAKLAVTGNLAVGSAGSDTLFVDGSGRYVGIRTTAPAVPLAVNGNARFNGSVTLSANGLSAGNLATVSYDNQDLTLSTTGGTGHILFTPVGNVGIGTTSPWRKLSVTGTVGFDGLTGSTGAGSLCLDANKQVVYNSASDSCLSSTRATKHDIQDQTLDELAAVNALAPVSFVYNTGDTRTRFGFIAEDAAAVDPHLATYDANGNISGIDDRAIVSVVVGAIKQLWQYVTTRFDAQDARITELEAEVAALKDELDIDNDGNNAPSDDAPPDETPSQAPSGNDAPATDGETPDEAASPSGSETEPDQPDAGGDETQELPADGAENAVDDGSGSPSPDPLPAAES
- a CDS encoding type IV secretion system DNA-binding domain-containing protein, translated to MQRQIPREDISYFAVTNHRARHVPFGIRQADRLSHVYVIGKTGTGKSTLLETLLAQDIDAGRGCCLIDPHGDLAERVVARVPANRVGELTYVNIADPDQPYRYNPLTFVPPDKRSLVASGMMEVFQKMWPLAWGQRMEHILRHTLLALLECPDTTLADISRLYTDKEFRAEVAGKLTNDQVRQFWKKEYPAYNPRYRAEAVAPIQNKVGALMADPRLFRFLTEPDNRLRLRRIMDQGQILVINLSKGQIGEDSARMLGGLLVTALGLAAFSRADTPASERRPFYLYVDEFQNFTTLSVANMAAELRKYGVGLILAHQYLHQLEPDVQHAVLGNAGTLVSFRLGAEDAPLVARELAPPFIDQDLLLLPNHNIYLKLMIDGEPSLPFSAQTIPQDQIPTAVLSR